The sequence below is a genomic window from Silene latifolia isolate original U9 population chromosome 7, ASM4854445v1, whole genome shotgun sequence.
CTCACCTTATTTTTGCGGATGATTTATTGGTTTTTACACGGGGTGACTTGCCATCCATTCAGGCTGTGGATGTTTGCCTTGACATGTTTGCTTCTTTTTCTGGTTTGAGAGTTAACCCTCTGAAGTCTAATCTCTACTTTGGAGGAGTCTCACCCCAGATTAAGAGCCTTATCCTTGCTGCCACTGGTTATGTAGAGGGTGCTTTTCCTGTGAGATATTTGGGTATTCCCCTTTTCAGTGCTCGACTGACTCAGCAGATGTTTGTGCCTTTGTTGGAAAAGATCAGAAGCAAAATTAATCATTGGGCAAATCATTTGCTGAGCTATGCTGGTAAGTGTGCTCTTGTCAACTCAGTCATTTTTGGACTCCAAAATTTCTGGGGGGCTAGTGTTTTATTGCCTAAGGGAGTTGTCAAGAAAATTAACAAGCTTTGTAAAGACTTTCTTTGGGGCATTGGGGATGGGCAACGAAAGATGGTCTTCAAAAGCTGGAGGAGTCTTTGTTGTCCTCTTGTTGAAGGTGGTATTAATATCAAGGAGGTTCTTAGTTGGAATAAATGTCTCATGTTGGACTGGATTAGGAAAATTGAGCTTAATTCACCTACAATCTGGGTAAGATGGATTAATGCTTATGTTTTAAAAGGGGTGAGTGTTTGGGACTTCCAGATTACTCCTGCCTTTTCTTGGAGCTGGCATAGTATTATCCACTGTCGTGATTCTCTTCTTCAGCTGGTT
It includes:
- the LOC141590068 gene encoding uncharacterized protein LOC141590068, with translation MEVLSRLLRRLPTYPGFSFHPKCVKINLTHLIFADDLLVFTRGDLPSIQAVDVCLDMFASFSGLRVNPLKSNLYFGGVSPQIKSLILAATGYVEGAFPVRYLGIPLFSARLTQQMFVPLLEKIRSKINHWANHLLSYAGKCALVNSVIFGLQNFWGASVLLPKGVVKKINKLCKDFLWGIGDGQRKMVFKSWRSLCCPLVEGGINIKEVLSWNKCLMLDWIRKIELNSPTIWVRWINAYVLKGVSVWDFQITPAFSWSWHSIIHCRDSLLQLVGSSAGAKLFLLLSDFKSHAYDLFREHGDCFPLARTLGDSMNFPKHVVISLLALQNKLSTVDNICARGLYLVNRCALCECNAECRSHLFFTCPFSSEIWLFISQWLHIGAPNVLSRIARWFQRCNRGKSLLKRQRRCAFLCSLYLIWQERNKRVFEGKSSSPFTLIRKIVYLVLIRSC